The Edaphobacter sp. 12200R-103 genome contains a region encoding:
- a CDS encoding M1 family aminopeptidase, protein MRAFARIFRLSLAVLMPFLLFASAAFAAPARPQLEVTGYVINADLFPADNRMAATAEVTFTALEDLTSPVFELNNGLQLAKVTDASKKPLEAERVATNSTVRFNLATPIPKGTTTTWTFEYGGTLKGVETSPVEGINFASVGDPISILLYPGRWFPMTGLYTDRFTAEMHIRVPGDERVVGSGSGVAAPKSLPGNRTEYTFKWAKPGFPGTIIAGKFLEPITAPGINNVHVYVTQPNKAFAVPFAQDAAKQFDYMTATFGQAESSQINLVEMPNDAVSAMWAPEIAGIAGSRVAGKTYSRLLANTLAHQWWGSKISPATLNDAWVTNGMSRYAELMYVEDSAGKNAFESAVTDVQAGALAYDTQPLTSMGRLDPFSPQFQSMTLEKGAMVFHMLRWEMGDDAFVKFLRNLLSQYTDKSVTTANVQTVAEAQSQLQLTPFFAQWCDGTGAPAFTNKYTVFRLGNNKGFRTVGSIAQDLDLFRMPVELRIETDGKTEIRRVDVSGTESNFSVETFGRPRRISIDPQNWVLKSTPDLAVRVAVLRGQQQVAQGDLTAGLIEYQKALDANRNSSLASYRIGEVFFMQRNYQSAANSFRDALRGDGDPRWVEVWSHIELGRIFDITGQRDRAINEYRLAVQTNDNTQGAVNEARALMQKPYKRESASN, encoded by the coding sequence ATGCGCGCTTTTGCTCGGATCTTTCGTTTGTCGCTTGCAGTGCTGATGCCTTTTCTCCTGTTCGCGAGCGCCGCGTTTGCGGCTCCGGCCCGTCCGCAGTTGGAAGTGACCGGCTATGTCATCAACGCCGATCTCTTTCCGGCTGACAACCGAATGGCGGCGACCGCCGAGGTCACCTTTACGGCGCTGGAAGATCTAACCTCACCCGTCTTTGAGCTGAACAACGGGCTGCAGCTGGCAAAGGTGACCGACGCCAGCAAGAAGCCGCTGGAGGCGGAGCGAGTTGCCACCAACTCGACCGTGCGGTTCAATCTGGCGACGCCGATCCCCAAGGGGACGACAACCACCTGGACCTTTGAGTATGGCGGCACGCTGAAAGGCGTCGAGACCAGTCCAGTGGAAGGAATCAACTTCGCTTCGGTCGGCGATCCTATCAGCATCCTGCTCTATCCGGGGCGCTGGTTCCCGATGACCGGGCTTTACACCGACCGTTTCACCGCCGAGATGCACATCCGCGTGCCGGGAGACGAGCGAGTGGTCGGATCTGGTTCCGGCGTCGCCGCCCCCAAGAGCCTTCCGGGAAACCGCACCGAGTACACCTTCAAATGGGCCAAGCCCGGCTTTCCCGGGACGATCATCGCGGGAAAGTTTCTTGAGCCGATCACGGCCCCTGGAATCAATAACGTCCACGTCTATGTCACCCAGCCCAATAAGGCCTTTGCGGTTCCTTTTGCGCAGGATGCCGCAAAGCAGTTCGACTACATGACGGCGACCTTCGGGCAGGCAGAGAGCAGCCAGATCAACCTGGTTGAGATGCCCAACGATGCTGTCTCAGCGATGTGGGCGCCGGAGATAGCCGGTATTGCCGGTTCACGGGTAGCGGGCAAGACCTATTCGCGCCTGCTCGCCAACACCCTGGCGCATCAATGGTGGGGAAGCAAGATTTCGCCCGCGACGTTGAACGATGCCTGGGTGACGAACGGAATGTCGCGCTATGCGGAGCTGATGTATGTCGAGGACTCAGCTGGCAAAAACGCCTTTGAATCTGCGGTCACTGACGTTCAGGCCGGCGCGCTCGCCTATGACACCCAGCCCCTGACCAGCATGGGGAGACTCGATCCCTTCTCGCCGCAATTCCAGTCCATGACCCTCGAGAAGGGAGCCATGGTCTTCCATATGCTCCGCTGGGAGATGGGAGACGATGCGTTCGTAAAGTTTCTGCGTAACCTGCTATCGCAATACACCGACAAGTCCGTAACCACCGCCAACGTCCAAACCGTGGCCGAGGCGCAGTCACAGCTGCAGTTGACACCCTTCTTCGCACAATGGTGCGACGGTACGGGAGCACCCGCCTTCACGAATAAGTACACGGTCTTCCGCCTCGGGAATAACAAGGGTTTTCGCACAGTAGGCTCCATCGCACAGGACCTCGATCTCTTCCGCATGCCGGTGGAGCTGCGGATCGAGACCGACGGCAAGACCGAGATCCGCCGTGTGGACGTCTCGGGCACCGAGAGCAACTTCTCAGTGGAAACCTTCGGTCGTCCGCGGCGCATCTCCATCGACCCCCAGAACTGGGTGTTGAAGAGCACCCCCGATCTGGCGGTCCGTGTGGCTGTCCTTCGCGGCCAGCAGCAGGTGGCTCAGGGCGACCTGACCGCCGGGCTCATCGAGTACCAGAAGGCGCTCGATGCCAACCGGAACAGCTCACTGGCGAGTTACCGGATCGGAGAGGTCTTCTTTATGCAGCGTAACTACCAGTCCGCCGCAAACTCCTTCCGCGACGCCTTGCGTGGCGATGGAGATCCGAGGTGGGTCGAGGTATGGAGCCACATCGAGCTGGGCCGCATCTTCGATATCACCGGCCAGCGCGATCGTGCCATCAACGAATATCGTCTCGCCGTGCAGACCAACGACAATACGCAGGGCGCGGTCAACGAAGCCCGGGCTTTGATGCAGAAGCCGTACAAGCGTGAGAGCGCCAGCAACTGA
- the lpxB gene encoding lipid-A-disaccharide synthase produces the protein MDIAIQSNPNLFLSAGEASGDHYGAQIIAELARRHSSASFFGLGGREMEAAGQQRIVRAEDVAHMGITEVIRHAPRVYGSYRKLVASIKERCPQAAILIDFPDVNFRLARELRALHIPVLYFVSPQLWAWKRRRLRWVQQRVDRMMVIFPFEESFYRNRGVDASFTGHPLAELPLPATSREEFAKLHGLDLEKQWIALLPGSRAKEVHLNLQTMLEAVAGFGSRYEYLVPVASTLDAEWVRQQAGRIAAARQLGTNLHFVPDAREALFHARASVVASGTATVQAAVIGNPFVVVYRVSDLTFKLAKRLVKYPKEVWPSGAPDRYGNLPIAMVNLIAGLTVVPELIQQNFTAANVAAALGPLLEDTAQRAAMIHDLVEVRRRLVSPAGSSSIVQVADAVDSLLEASWPSDPVKMGRIAGVRV, from the coding sequence GTGGACATCGCGATCCAGTCCAATCCGAACCTCTTTCTCTCCGCGGGCGAAGCCTCTGGGGATCACTACGGCGCCCAGATCATCGCGGAGCTGGCTCGTCGCCATTCGTCCGCCAGCTTCTTTGGGCTCGGCGGCCGCGAGATGGAGGCCGCTGGGCAGCAGCGCATCGTTCGGGCCGAAGACGTCGCCCACATGGGAATCACCGAGGTCATCCGCCACGCTCCCAGGGTCTATGGCTCCTATCGAAAACTGGTCGCCTCTATCAAAGAGCGCTGCCCGCAGGCCGCCATCCTCATCGACTTTCCCGACGTGAACTTCCGTCTCGCGCGCGAGTTGAGGGCGCTGCATATTCCTGTCCTGTATTTCGTAAGCCCGCAGCTCTGGGCCTGGAAGCGCCGCCGCCTGCGCTGGGTGCAACAGCGCGTCGATCGCATGATGGTCATCTTCCCGTTCGAAGAATCTTTCTATCGCAACCGCGGGGTCGATGCCAGTTTCACCGGCCATCCTTTGGCAGAGCTTCCGCTTCCTGCCACGTCGCGGGAAGAGTTTGCGAAGCTGCATGGTCTCGATCTGGAAAAGCAATGGATCGCCCTTCTTCCTGGCTCGCGAGCCAAAGAGGTTCATCTGAATCTCCAGACCATGCTTGAGGCTGTCGCTGGATTCGGAAGCAGATATGAGTACCTTGTGCCGGTGGCCTCGACGTTGGACGCCGAGTGGGTTCGGCAGCAGGCCGGCAGGATTGCAGCTGCTCGTCAGCTCGGGACGAATCTTCATTTCGTGCCGGACGCCCGCGAAGCACTCTTCCACGCCCGCGCATCGGTCGTGGCCAGCGGCACAGCGACCGTTCAGGCTGCGGTGATTGGAAACCCGTTTGTGGTGGTCTATCGGGTCTCCGACCTGACGTTCAAACTCGCCAAGCGACTGGTGAAGTATCCGAAGGAGGTCTGGCCCTCGGGTGCCCCTGACCGGTACGGAAACCTGCCGATCGCGATGGTCAACCTGATTGCCGGGCTGACGGTGGTTCCGGAACTGATCCAGCAAAACTTTACGGCTGCAAATGTGGCGGCGGCGCTTGGCCCTCTGCTTGAAGATACGGCGCAGCGAGCGGCGATGATCCACGATCTTGTTGAGGTGCGCCGCCGCCTCGTCTCTCCTGCAGGCAGCAGTTCCATCGTGCAGGTGGCGGATGCTGTCGATTCACTGCTGGAAGCTTCGTGGCCTTCGGATCCGGTGAAGATGGGCCGAATTGCCGGCGTCCGCGTCTAA
- a CDS encoding YdeI/OmpD-associated family protein, translated as MAGQVKRFRAVLEPLPGNLGWVVARVPFEVEKAWKKMVRLRVKVETGGEVFRTSLFADSANRGHFVLVNKKMQKAAGVAVGGMIDLAVEPDLEEREVEAPAELESIFRKEKALAKWFAKLSDSIRNDIARRITEPKSEEVRARRAEQMAERMLLAMEGEKVLPPILEVAFRRHPAARRGWDAMTEVQRRGHLLGIFYYQSPEAREKRAGKAIEECLRVAESRRTN; from the coding sequence ATGGCAGGACAGGTAAAGAGATTCCGTGCGGTGCTGGAGCCTCTACCCGGAAATCTGGGCTGGGTGGTGGCGAGGGTTCCGTTCGAGGTGGAGAAGGCGTGGAAGAAGATGGTTCGGCTGCGGGTGAAGGTCGAGACCGGAGGCGAGGTCTTTCGAACTTCGCTGTTTGCCGATTCCGCAAATCGCGGACATTTTGTTCTGGTGAATAAGAAGATGCAGAAGGCAGCCGGGGTCGCGGTGGGCGGCATGATCGATCTGGCAGTAGAGCCTGACCTGGAGGAGCGGGAGGTCGAAGCGCCCGCGGAGCTGGAGAGCATCTTCCGCAAGGAGAAGGCGCTGGCGAAGTGGTTCGCGAAGCTGAGCGATTCGATACGGAACGATATTGCTCGAAGGATTACGGAGCCGAAGAGCGAAGAGGTTCGTGCGCGGCGGGCCGAACAGATGGCCGAGCGTATGCTGCTGGCGATGGAGGGCGAAAAGGTTCTGCCTCCGATTCTCGAGGTGGCGTTTCGCAGGCATCCGGCCGCACGCAGGGGATGGGATGCCATGACCGAGGTGCAGCGGCGCGGCCACCTGCTCGGCATCTTCTACTACCAGAGCCCTGAAGCCCGTGAGAAGCGTGCCGGGAAGGCCATCGAGGAATGTCTGCGCGTGGCTGAATCCAGAAGAACCAATTGA
- a CDS encoding DUF5715 family protein, translated as MRLYAPITALLALALLFPASALLAAPARKARRSSAHRSTQTPTANAKARSSRKVGKTASAHHAKSKATRTERVSTSASRRKHTSRTVASTRRKATSADFMKAAEASPRTAAARRQRISAADERASEESSVVGVTRSQSPRKSEADSIREEAAEPIILPTIYNKHGRLIVPPPLKGSHEILVRQNVVADRDGLDRVQDDNDLVRMREQHLLVALPVSRGLTVDDRLPSNRRYARPWTVQFLTTLARVHYARFHSPIQVNSAVRTMEFQQHLIRVNGNAAPAEGETASPHLTGQAIDIAKHGLSRTEIAWLRGYLLPLIQQGRIDVEEEFQQACFHISVYKKYAPEGRSPRREIAGHRSSGSSALAAAVQ; from the coding sequence ATGCGTCTGTACGCCCCCATTACGGCTCTCCTGGCTTTGGCGTTGCTCTTTCCCGCCTCTGCGCTGCTTGCGGCGCCGGCACGGAAGGCGCGCCGCTCTTCTGCCCATCGCTCTACGCAGACTCCGACGGCGAACGCGAAGGCGCGTTCCAGCAGGAAGGTCGGCAAGACTGCTTCGGCTCATCACGCCAAATCGAAGGCCACTCGAACGGAGCGGGTCTCCACCAGCGCCTCCAGACGAAAACATACGTCCAGGACAGTCGCTTCCACCCGCCGCAAGGCAACCAGCGCGGACTTCATGAAGGCTGCGGAGGCTTCTCCCCGGACTGCGGCGGCGCGGCGGCAGAGGATTTCGGCTGCCGATGAGAGGGCCAGCGAGGAAAGTTCCGTCGTCGGCGTAACGCGAAGCCAGTCGCCGCGAAAGTCGGAGGCCGACAGCATTCGCGAGGAGGCGGCTGAGCCGATTATCCTGCCGACGATCTATAACAAGCATGGGCGTTTGATTGTCCCTCCACCCCTCAAGGGGTCGCACGAGATTCTGGTGCGGCAGAACGTGGTGGCAGATCGGGACGGGTTGGACCGTGTTCAGGACGACAATGACCTGGTCCGCATGCGTGAGCAGCACTTGCTGGTGGCTCTACCGGTCAGCCGTGGACTGACGGTCGATGACCGGCTACCCTCCAATCGCCGATATGCAAGGCCATGGACAGTGCAGTTCCTGACGACGCTGGCGCGGGTGCACTATGCGCGTTTCCATAGCCCCATCCAGGTGAACTCGGCTGTACGTACCATGGAGTTTCAGCAGCATCTGATCCGCGTCAACGGCAACGCCGCCCCGGCAGAGGGAGAGACGGCTTCGCCACACCTGACGGGCCAGGCGATCGACATCGCCAAGCACGGGCTGTCGCGGACAGAGATTGCGTGGCTGCGAGGCTATCTGCTGCCGCTGATTCAGCAGGGCAGGATTGACGTGGAAGAGGAGTTTCAGCAGGCCTGCTTCCATATCAGCGTGTACAAGAAGTACGCTCCGGAGGGAAGGTCCCCCCGGAGGGAGATCGCGGGGCACCGGTCGAGTGGAAGCTCGGCGCTGGCAGCGGCGGTTCAGTAA
- a CDS encoding PGPGW domain-containing protein, with translation MNEAPRERSRWMRIAGGWFLLGTGIAGCVLPVIPGIPLALAGLLVLSRDYVWARSLLGKAKRKAVAVRRKARARQQSAPVVSRE, from the coding sequence ATGAACGAGGCCCCCCGGGAGCGCAGCCGATGGATGCGGATTGCAGGCGGATGGTTCCTGCTGGGAACCGGTATCGCAGGGTGCGTCCTCCCTGTCATCCCCGGAATCCCGTTGGCTCTTGCCGGACTTCTCGTCCTCTCGCGCGACTACGTCTGGGCCCGCTCGCTGCTGGGCAAGGCAAAGCGCAAGGCCGTCGCCGTGCGCCGAAAGGCACGAGCCAGGCAGCAATCCGCCCCGGTCGTGAGTCGTGAATAG
- a CDS encoding CHAD domain-containing protein — translation MTATNTLAYPIHSLREQVTALEAAITLCLSDPKTKPVHRLRTTTRRIEGQLAMLKIVPKVPRHRKQAGEARKLLKKLRRAAGDVRDIDVQLDLIDQIAGQDDSSELKDGAAKLREKLEADRKEHAEKLVKVLEKRQSEVTLALEELLKALKPIETLALSATELTKLAGRWYRKNLPPEVNKKEDESEYLHTVRKVAKLARYIAENAPESAKAPRDLAAGFESLQQSGGDWHDWMVLEEIAGENVGKSSALTKVLARRNRTALQVYRRHLGEFSG, via the coding sequence ATGACCGCTACGAACACCCTGGCGTATCCGATCCATTCTCTCCGTGAACAGGTGACTGCACTGGAGGCGGCGATTACCTTGTGCCTGTCCGATCCAAAGACAAAGCCGGTACACCGATTGCGCACCACGACGCGCCGCATTGAAGGACAGCTGGCGATGCTGAAGATTGTGCCCAAGGTCCCCCGGCATCGCAAGCAGGCCGGTGAGGCGCGAAAGCTGCTGAAGAAGCTGCGGCGGGCGGCAGGAGATGTTCGCGATATCGATGTTCAGCTGGACCTGATCGATCAGATCGCAGGGCAGGACGACTCCAGCGAGCTGAAGGACGGCGCCGCGAAGCTGAGGGAGAAGCTCGAAGCGGACCGCAAGGAGCATGCGGAGAAGCTGGTGAAAGTCCTGGAAAAGAGGCAGTCCGAGGTGACGCTGGCCCTCGAGGAATTGTTGAAGGCTCTCAAGCCGATAGAGACGCTCGCATTATCCGCAACCGAGCTTACGAAGCTGGCAGGGAGATGGTACAGGAAGAATCTCCCGCCTGAGGTAAATAAGAAGGAGGACGAATCGGAGTATCTGCATACCGTCCGCAAGGTGGCAAAGCTGGCACGCTATATCGCTGAAAATGCTCCGGAGAGCGCGAAGGCGCCGCGAGATCTGGCCGCCGGGTTCGAGAGTCTTCAGCAGAGCGGGGGCGACTGGCACGACTGGATGGTCCTGGAGGAGATTGCGGGAGAGAATGTGGGAAAGTCGTCTGCGTTGACCAAGGTGCTGGCGCGGCGGAACCGGACTGCTCTGCAGGTCTACCGGAGACATCTGGGCGAGTTTTCGGGGTAG
- a CDS encoding CsbD family protein: protein MRSLPWLLAGVAIGAGIAVLVLNGEEPEHATGYDSVDHAARKTFGWGTRQRAEGTVGSVVGRVKEGVGRFTGDSDLEAEDTVQKVAGKVKDAAGEAGQAVAETIHDLNK from the coding sequence ATGAGAAGTCTTCCATGGCTTTTGGCAGGGGTAGCAATTGGCGCGGGAATCGCGGTGCTGGTCCTCAACGGGGAGGAACCGGAACACGCAACGGGATATGATTCGGTCGATCACGCTGCGAGAAAGACCTTCGGATGGGGCACCCGGCAAAGAGCCGAAGGTACGGTTGGCTCGGTCGTCGGGAGAGTGAAAGAGGGAGTCGGCAGATTTACCGGTGACTCCGATCTTGAAGCCGAAGACACGGTGCAGAAGGTGGCGGGCAAAGTAAAGGACGCGGCCGGAGAGGCAGGTCAGGCCGTCGCCGAGACGATCCACGACCTCAATAAATAG
- the mobF gene encoding MobF family relaxase encodes MLTLSKPLSAGQVRTYHKREFASERQNYWSRDQQGYSEWQGQLAKDWGLSGAVGDEHFARLTEGQHPVTQAQMVKHQVSRTYEGRDGKEVTSMEHRAGWDATFSAPKSVSLTALVGGDERVRMAHRESVRVALSELEHYTQARIGNIHAPETTGKFAVATFEHDTARPVEGYAAPQLHTHSVIFNVTERDNGQTHSLQPRELYASQHFATAIYRAELATRLQQLGYEIERGKYGQPEIKGYTREYLEASSLRREQIKDHLREQGLDGAGAAQIAARSTRDKKELLSPEEVQHQHRELAATFEHQADRVVAAARERSQQHQQERSPELSAQQAVTYARDHLFEQSAVQDRRALYDIALQRGMGEVAYGQVRQEINRRFESGEFRQAPSSVRGPQITTAEMVRTEREIVSILESGNQRGYQHPMLLEGRERFDTVVRHPELNASQRQAVEQLFASREKIVGMDGLAGAGKTTTLAVVREGAEREGYTVQGFAPTSRAAQKLGEAGIETSTLQMHLARGQKPDTGERRLYVLDESSLASTKQMHEFLTRLHPNDRVLLVGDKRQHEAVEAGRPFAQLQQAGMKTVSLDQIVRQRDPKLKQVVEQLAQGDVGGAIQKLEQQGRVHEFKGREERIEAIAKEYAKSPENTLVVSPDNRSRMEINQVIHAELQVRGVVSHDEHTVRTLVPRQELTGAARTWAENYEVGDVVRYSRASKETGIGKGEYARVTDVDARSNRLTVETNDGMERSYDPRRQSGVSVYREEERAFSVGDRVQFTAPANELKIANRELATVERIEDGRMSLRMDDGRNVQIDPTKHPHLDHGYAVTSHSSQGQTADRVLVHVDTELGAKDLLNNRMAYVAISRGAEDAQLFTNDRSKLGQTLGRDVSQQSAHEPKIASPRELQQEIEQKQEPHHGFGLGL; translated from the coding sequence ATGCTGACGCTGTCCAAGCCGTTGTCAGCGGGCCAGGTACGTACGTACCATAAGCGCGAGTTTGCGTCGGAGCGGCAGAACTATTGGAGCCGCGACCAGCAGGGCTACAGCGAATGGCAGGGCCAGCTTGCAAAAGACTGGGGTCTTTCCGGTGCCGTGGGTGACGAACACTTTGCGCGGCTGACCGAAGGTCAGCATCCGGTTACACAAGCGCAAATGGTAAAGCATCAGGTTTCACGTACCTATGAAGGCAGAGACGGCAAAGAAGTCACCAGCATGGAGCACCGTGCGGGATGGGATGCGACATTCTCTGCACCGAAGTCGGTTTCTCTGACGGCTTTGGTGGGTGGGGATGAGCGCGTGCGCATGGCGCATCGCGAGAGTGTCCGTGTGGCACTGAGCGAGCTGGAGCATTACACGCAGGCACGCATCGGCAATATTCACGCGCCTGAGACTACAGGCAAATTTGCCGTGGCGACTTTTGAGCATGACACGGCACGTCCTGTTGAAGGCTATGCCGCACCGCAGTTGCATACGCATTCTGTGATCTTCAATGTCACCGAACGAGACAACGGACAGACACATTCGTTGCAACCGCGTGAGCTGTATGCTTCGCAACATTTCGCCACGGCCATCTACCGCGCAGAGTTAGCCACACGGTTGCAGCAGTTGGGCTATGAGATCGAGCGCGGCAAATACGGCCAGCCGGAGATCAAAGGCTACACGCGTGAGTATCTGGAAGCCTCCAGCCTTCGCCGCGAGCAGATCAAAGACCATCTTCGGGAACAGGGATTGGATGGGGCCGGAGCCGCCCAGATCGCAGCGCGTTCCACCCGTGACAAGAAAGAGTTGTTGTCGCCTGAGGAAGTGCAGCACCAGCACCGTGAGTTGGCGGCGACGTTCGAACATCAGGCAGACCGTGTCGTGGCAGCGGCGCGGGAGCGTAGCCAGCAGCATCAGCAGGAACGAAGCCCGGAGCTGTCTGCACAACAAGCCGTTACCTATGCACGCGATCATCTCTTTGAGCAATCTGCCGTACAAGATCGTCGCGCTTTGTACGACATCGCTTTGCAACGCGGCATGGGAGAAGTGGCCTATGGTCAAGTGCGGCAGGAGATAAATCGACGCTTTGAGTCGGGAGAGTTCCGACAGGCTCCGTCCTCTGTGCGTGGTCCGCAGATCACCACCGCCGAGATGGTCCGCACGGAACGCGAGATCGTCAGTATCCTCGAAAGTGGCAATCAGCGCGGGTATCAGCATCCCATGCTCCTCGAAGGGAGGGAGCGCTTCGATACTGTGGTGCGGCACCCTGAGCTAAACGCCTCGCAACGGCAGGCGGTCGAGCAACTCTTCGCGTCGCGGGAGAAGATCGTCGGAATGGACGGTCTGGCCGGAGCTGGCAAGACGACGACTCTGGCTGTAGTTCGTGAAGGTGCGGAGCGAGAAGGTTACACAGTACAAGGCTTTGCGCCGACCTCTCGTGCGGCGCAGAAGCTGGGCGAAGCCGGAATCGAAACATCCACGCTTCAGATGCATCTTGCCCGAGGGCAGAAGCCGGATACCGGCGAGAGACGCCTGTATGTTTTAGATGAATCCTCTCTCGCATCCACCAAGCAGATGCACGAGTTCCTGACACGCCTGCACCCGAACGACCGCGTGTTACTGGTGGGCGACAAGCGGCAGCATGAAGCCGTGGAAGCAGGCAGACCGTTTGCGCAGTTGCAACAGGCAGGCATGAAGACGGTTTCGCTCGACCAGATCGTGCGGCAGAGAGACCCCAAATTGAAACAGGTTGTCGAACAGCTCGCTCAGGGTGATGTGGGTGGAGCGATTCAGAAATTAGAGCAACAGGGGCGAGTGCATGAGTTCAAAGGCCGGGAAGAGCGGATCGAAGCCATTGCGAAGGAGTATGCCAAGAGCCCTGAAAACACCTTGGTTGTCTCTCCCGACAATCGTTCGCGCATGGAGATCAACCAGGTCATCCATGCCGAGTTGCAGGTACGCGGCGTTGTAAGTCACGACGAGCACACCGTCCGAACGCTGGTGCCACGACAGGAGCTTACTGGCGCGGCCCGCACCTGGGCGGAGAACTATGAAGTGGGTGATGTCGTCCGCTATAGCCGTGCGTCGAAAGAAACCGGCATCGGCAAAGGCGAGTATGCTCGCGTGACCGATGTGGACGCACGGAGTAACCGCCTGACTGTGGAGACCAATGATGGAATGGAGAGAAGTTACGACCCGCGTCGGCAGTCGGGGGTCTCTGTCTATCGCGAAGAGGAGCGTGCCTTTTCCGTAGGAGACCGCGTACAGTTCACCGCTCCCGCGAATGAGTTGAAGATCGCTAACCGTGAGCTGGCGACCGTCGAGCGCATCGAGGATGGCCGGATGAGTTTACGCATGGACGATGGACGGAATGTTCAGATCGATCCCACAAAGCATCCTCATCTAGATCATGGCTACGCAGTGACGAGCCATTCCAGTCAGGGACAGACGGCAGATCGTGTGCTGGTGCACGTCGATACTGAGCTAGGCGCGAAGGATTTGCTCAACAACCGCATGGCCTACGTTGCGATCTCGCGTGGTGCAGAGGATGCGCAGCTGTTCACCAATGATCGTAGCAAGCTGGGGCAAACACTTGGACGGGACGTGTCGCAGCAGAGCGCGCATGAGCCCAAGATCGCATCGCCCAGAGAACTTCAACAAGAAATTGAGCAGAAGCAAGAACCACATCATGGCTTTGGGCTTGGTCTGTAG
- a CDS encoding multiubiquitin domain-containing protein yields MSEAKRNFLYWINGKQATTDDGTPESAKLLTDAGFEPADDYLLIQRTPHGSRVITSDDVLDLAGGDAEFYAFESGTAFEFTVNEHTVFWGADKIRCREAKHLAHVPTADDLVWVRDESTNVVLGDEDFLELKAAGVEHFRSHKRPTEPVVYKYFVNDKEYTTELPEVTGAQVTARITDWNPANSLVLESEGSAPDEVVHPNTVVVLKGRTNPAHFTIVPPATFGGR; encoded by the coding sequence ATGAGTGAGGCAAAGCGCAATTTCTTGTACTGGATCAATGGCAAACAGGCAACAACGGACGACGGTACTCCCGAGTCAGCAAAGCTGCTGACTGATGCAGGCTTTGAGCCTGCGGACGACTACCTCCTGATCCAGCGCACGCCGCATGGATCACGGGTGATCACCTCGGACGATGTGCTAGATCTCGCTGGGGGCGATGCTGAGTTCTATGCGTTTGAGAGCGGGACGGCGTTTGAGTTCACAGTAAACGAGCACACGGTGTTCTGGGGTGCGGACAAGATTCGTTGCCGCGAGGCCAAGCACCTAGCACATGTCCCGACGGCGGACGACCTAGTGTGGGTACGGGACGAGAGCACAAACGTGGTGCTAGGGGACGAAGACTTTCTGGAACTCAAGGCTGCGGGTGTGGAGCATTTCCGCAGCCACAAGCGTCCGACGGAGCCGGTCGTCTACAAGTACTTCGTCAATGATAAGGAGTACACGACGGAGCTGCCGGAAGTTACTGGGGCGCAGGTTACGGCCCGTATCACCGACTGGAATCCGGCAAACTCGCTGGTCTTGGAGAGTGAAGGCTCGGCCCCGGATGAAGTGGTCCATCCGAACACAGTTGTGGTGTTGAAAGGCCGCACGAACCCGGCGCACTTCACCATCGTTCCCCCTGCGACTTTTGGTGGCCGATGA
- a CDS encoding E2/UBC family protein codes for MKSLEAQFADIRAAFPGATITAYGNGTSVVVIPEIALPEGWSQGVTGVSFAVPNGYPYAAPDCFWADSALRLKGGTQPANTGANAAQPGIPPTQTLWFSWHLNGSWNPSTCDLMTYVRVIRKRFEAVR; via the coding sequence ATGAAGAGCCTCGAAGCTCAGTTCGCGGATATTCGTGCGGCGTTCCCTGGTGCGACCATCACGGCCTATGGCAATGGGACCAGCGTGGTGGTCATTCCGGAGATAGCGCTGCCGGAAGGCTGGTCTCAGGGAGTGACGGGGGTCAGCTTTGCTGTGCCAAACGGATATCCCTACGCAGCGCCTGACTGCTTCTGGGCGGACTCCGCCCTTCGTCTTAAGGGCGGCACGCAGCCTGCGAACACGGGTGCCAACGCCGCGCAGCCAGGTATCCCGCCAACGCAGACATTGTGGTTTTCGTGGCATTTGAACGGAAGTTGGAATCCGTCCACCTGCGATCTTATGACCTATGTGCGTGTGATCCGCAAGCGATTTGAGGCGGTGCGGTGA